Proteins encoded in a region of the Halodesulfovibrio marinisediminis DSM 17456 genome:
- a CDS encoding ribose-phosphate diphosphokinase, whose amino-acid sequence MNGDLKILTGSSNPALAEAICSHLGCELTPTLCETFSDGECRIEIGANVRGDDVFVVLSTSAPVNDNLMQLCLMLDALKRASVGRVTAVVPYYGYARQDRKVAPRAPISAKVVADFLTAAGMDRLVTVDLHAGQIQGFFDAPVDNLYAAPVMLDRLRGIQSEKGEIVLVSPDAGGVERARAYAKRLNAGLAIIDKRRDKPNQAQAMHVIGDVKDKIAIVVDDMIDTAGTMCAAADVLMNNGAKEVMACTTHPVLSGPAIERLCNSAFTKVFVTDTIELGDKLNRCEKLEVLSIAGLLAKAIHNIHTESSVSVLFV is encoded by the coding sequence ATGAACGGCGATCTAAAAATCCTCACCGGCTCTTCCAATCCTGCGTTGGCAGAAGCAATCTGTAGCCACTTAGGCTGCGAGCTTACTCCAACCCTTTGTGAAACTTTCAGCGATGGCGAATGCCGCATCGAGATCGGTGCAAATGTACGAGGCGACGACGTATTTGTTGTTCTCTCTACTTCTGCTCCAGTTAACGATAACCTCATGCAGCTTTGCCTTATGCTCGACGCCCTCAAGCGTGCTAGTGTTGGCCGCGTGACTGCAGTCGTTCCTTACTACGGATACGCACGTCAGGATCGTAAAGTTGCTCCTCGTGCGCCTATCAGCGCAAAAGTTGTTGCGGACTTCCTGACTGCTGCAGGTATGGACCGCCTCGTAACCGTAGACCTCCACGCAGGCCAGATTCAGGGCTTCTTTGATGCTCCTGTAGACAACCTCTACGCTGCTCCTGTTATGCTTGACCGCCTCCGTGGAATCCAGAGCGAAAAAGGTGAAATTGTACTGGTTTCTCCTGACGCTGGTGGTGTTGAACGTGCTCGTGCTTACGCAAAACGTCTTAACGCCGGTCTTGCAATCATCGATAAACGTCGTGACAAGCCAAACCAGGCTCAAGCAATGCACGTTATCGGTGATGTAAAAGATAAAATCGCCATCGTTGTCGACGACATGATCGATACAGCAGGCACCATGTGCGCTGCTGCAGACGTTCTTATGAACAACGGTGCCAAAGAAGTTATGGCTTGTACCACTCACCCTGTTCTCTCAGGTCCTGCCATTGAACGTCTTTGTAACTCAGCTTTCACAAAAGTTTTTGTTACCGATACTATTGAGCTCGGTGACAAACTCAACCGTTGCGAAAAGCTTGAAGTACTCTCTATTGCAGGTCTTCTTGCTAAAGCAATTCATAATATCCACACGGAATCCTCCGTTAGCGTTCTTTTTGTTTAA
- the ispE gene encoding 4-(cytidine 5'-diphospho)-2-C-methyl-D-erythritol kinase: MTITQPDSVTLRAGCKINLHLEITGVREDGYHELDTLFFPLQEPFDTITIAKGSAGTGLILNCPALSIPPEKNIIYKSWEKFGAATGWKPDLKISVEKGIPDGAGLGGGSSDAAVVLNYLNKYCPNNALSADALNKLAATIGADVPFFLNNVPAHATGIGDVLTPSDITLEGYSLVLICPDVSISTPWAFAAWDKAMLQEPSCNNKKEFLTTATSKDRKHSSRALWLFNSFEVVVYSAFPKLRAYKDKLIEFGAVGAVMSGSGSSIFALYREMEQAARAATALKAEGVATYLHHL; the protein is encoded by the coding sequence ATGACCATCACACAGCCAGACTCTGTCACCCTGCGCGCAGGGTGTAAGATAAATCTTCATCTAGAAATTACAGGAGTTAGAGAAGACGGGTATCATGAGCTTGATACCCTCTTCTTTCCCCTTCAAGAGCCCTTCGACACCATTACGATTGCTAAAGGTTCTGCCGGAACAGGCCTAATACTTAATTGTCCTGCTCTCTCCATTCCCCCTGAAAAAAATATTATCTACAAAAGCTGGGAAAAATTTGGTGCAGCCACTGGCTGGAAACCAGATCTGAAGATTTCCGTTGAAAAAGGCATTCCAGACGGTGCAGGCCTTGGCGGTGGTAGCTCAGATGCTGCAGTTGTTCTCAATTATCTTAATAAATACTGCCCAAATAATGCACTGTCTGCCGATGCGCTGAACAAACTTGCAGCAACCATCGGCGCCGATGTCCCGTTCTTTCTTAATAACGTCCCAGCGCATGCAACCGGCATAGGTGATGTATTAACTCCATCAGATATAACATTAGAAGGATACTCTCTTGTTCTTATCTGTCCGGATGTGAGCATCTCCACCCCATGGGCTTTTGCGGCATGGGACAAAGCAATGCTTCAAGAGCCTAGCTGTAATAATAAGAAAGAATTCTTGACAACTGCAACTTCAAAAGATAGAAAGCACTCCTCTCGTGCCTTGTGGCTTTTTAATAGTTTTGAAGTGGTGGTATACTCGGCCTTTCCGAAGCTGCGGGCGTACAAAGATAAACTCATTGAATTTGGTGCCGTAGGCGCTGTCATGAGTGGAAGCGGTTCTAGCATCTTTGCTTTGTATAGAGAAATGGAACAGGCTGCTCGTGCTGCAACTGCCTTAAAGGCTGAAGGCGTTGCCACATATCTCCACCATCTGTAA
- the hslV gene encoding ATP-dependent protease subunit HslV, whose amino-acid sequence MELRGTTILAVKNANGVAMAGDGQVTLGQSIVMKHQARKVRRIYREKVIAGFAGATADAFTLFERCEAKLEEFGGNLLRASVEMAKDWRSDKYLRKLEAMLIVADAEYIFIISGNGDVIEPDDNIAAIGSGGAYALSAARSLQRHTEMDAEDICRNAMAIAAEICVFTNENLTVETISA is encoded by the coding sequence ATGGAACTTCGTGGAACAACTATTCTTGCTGTTAAAAATGCTAATGGCGTAGCAATGGCTGGTGACGGTCAGGTAACGCTTGGACAGTCTATTGTTATGAAACATCAGGCACGTAAGGTTCGCCGTATCTACCGTGAAAAAGTCATTGCCGGCTTTGCTGGTGCGACAGCAGATGCTTTTACTCTGTTCGAACGTTGCGAAGCTAAACTTGAAGAGTTTGGCGGTAACCTTCTCCGTGCATCTGTAGAAATGGCTAAAGACTGGCGTTCCGATAAGTACCTGCGTAAGCTTGAGGCAATGCTTATTGTTGCAGACGCTGAGTATATTTTTATCATCAGCGGTAATGGTGACGTAATTGAGCCGGACGACAACATCGCAGCAATTGGCAGCGGTGGCGCATATGCACTTTCTGCAGCACGTAGTTTACAGCGTCATACAGAAATGGATGCCGAAGACATTTGCCGCAACGCAATGGCTATTGCCGCCGAAATCTGCGTATTCACCAACGAGAACCTCACTGTCGAAACCATTAGCGCATAA
- a CDS encoding beta-barrel assembly-enhancing protease: MGCNLTMKKALQHYHTTNNAPFWKNLLCALVAVLIVALPPVQLAKANILDTFGKFGVKEEAELGKKFSILVKSRMPIIEDPEIVSYVEGVLDRLQEHIPPQPFPFEVNVIVDDTLNAFAVPGGYVFVHTGMLLEMEHESELAGVLAHELAHITQRHIAKRIEKSQKVQLISLVGMLAGAVLGATTESGSNVTGGLITGSMAAGQAALLNYSRDDEREADHMGLIYLTEAGYNPKGLANSFAKIRKRKWQSGSNMPTYLSTHPAVEERQDYLADRVASLPKDLQDRPENDTKFKRVQTLVRSQFTDPATALTYFAKQEQTPLILMGQGIAAARINKVKQAADFFERAVEGAPKDYLVLREAGKFHYTKGDTNKAIFLLQKAAVRNPDDLMTLFYYARLLNDKGDSKTAATYYQKILQVLPEDSEVHFFYGKMLGQSGDEFNGHLHLAYSALYRNDAKKTAYHMKKAKAVATNEKQTAALELLKKQRDERAAYWE; the protein is encoded by the coding sequence ATGGGATGTAATCTAACTATGAAAAAAGCACTGCAACATTATCACACAACGAACAACGCTCCATTCTGGAAAAACCTCTTGTGCGCTCTTGTTGCAGTGCTTATTGTAGCCCTGCCGCCTGTTCAACTTGCAAAAGCAAATATTCTCGACACGTTCGGGAAATTCGGTGTTAAAGAAGAAGCTGAGCTTGGTAAAAAGTTCAGCATTCTCGTCAAATCTAGAATGCCGATCATTGAAGACCCAGAAATAGTCTCCTACGTAGAAGGAGTTCTCGACAGGCTTCAAGAACATATCCCACCCCAGCCATTCCCGTTTGAAGTTAATGTTATTGTGGACGACACCTTGAATGCCTTCGCGGTACCAGGGGGGTACGTTTTTGTTCACACAGGAATGCTGCTGGAAATGGAACACGAATCCGAACTTGCAGGCGTACTTGCTCACGAACTTGCTCACATCACACAGAGACATATTGCAAAGCGCATTGAAAAATCACAAAAAGTTCAATTAATAAGTCTTGTGGGAATGCTCGCTGGTGCGGTTCTTGGCGCAACAACTGAAAGTGGCTCAAATGTTACCGGCGGGCTCATCACCGGCTCTATGGCTGCGGGGCAAGCTGCCCTGCTTAACTACAGCCGTGATGATGAACGTGAAGCTGACCATATGGGACTTATTTACCTTACTGAGGCAGGATACAACCCAAAAGGCTTAGCTAACAGCTTTGCAAAAATCCGCAAACGTAAATGGCAATCCGGCTCCAACATGCCGACATACCTTTCCACTCACCCTGCTGTAGAAGAGCGTCAGGATTACTTAGCAGACCGTGTTGCATCTCTGCCTAAGGATTTGCAAGACCGCCCTGAAAATGACACCAAATTTAAACGAGTCCAAACCCTCGTTCGCTCCCAGTTCACCGATCCAGCAACTGCACTTACTTACTTCGCAAAACAGGAACAAACCCCATTAATCCTTATGGGACAAGGCATTGCAGCAGCAAGAATTAATAAAGTAAAACAAGCTGCCGACTTTTTTGAGCGTGCAGTGGAAGGCGCGCCAAAAGATTATTTAGTTCTCCGTGAGGCCGGTAAATTCCACTACACGAAAGGCGACACTAATAAAGCGATTTTTCTGCTTCAAAAAGCCGCTGTTCGAAATCCAGATGACCTGATGACCCTTTTCTACTACGCACGCTTATTAAACGATAAAGGTGATTCAAAAACAGCAGCAACATATTACCAGAAAATTTTACAAGTGCTTCCTGAAGACTCTGAAGTACATTTTTTCTATGGAAAAATGCTTGGACAAAGTGGCGACGAGTTCAACGGGCACCTACATCTTGCATACAGTGCTTTGTACCGGAACGACGCTAAGAAGACAGCATATCATATGAAAAAAGCTAAAGCGGTTGCTACTAATGAGAAGCAAACAGCGGCTCTTGAGTTACTTAAAAAACAACGTGATGAACGAGCTGCCTACTGGGAATAA
- the cysS gene encoding cysteine--tRNA ligase, with the protein MQLYNTLKHKKETFTPLTEGKVNMYVCGITAYDLCHIGHARSAVVFDVLVRYLRSTGLEVMFARNFTDVDDKIIKRANEEGLSSKEIAEKYIQTFYEDMDALNVLRADIEPKCTEHIDDMITMCEDLIAKGKAYSTESGDVYFRVREFKDYGKLSGRDVDDMRSGARIAPGDEKEDPLDFALWKGAKPGEPSWESPWGAGRPGWHIECSAMSHRHMPLPLDIHGGGLDLIFPHHENEIAQSEAATEKEMARFWVHNGFVQIDSEKMSKSLGNFKTIRDILESYLPEVLRFFLLTKHYRSPIDFSFIAMDEAEKSIKRIYETKLAVRNELNKSKWSKAALPEDIVKEYEEQNAAFDAAMADDMNTAGATGHIFTLVRLMNRIIEDKGMRKSEGAKALFEHFIADFTKWSNVLGIFGLDAEAFLQDLKIKRATRKNISIDAIEDLMVQRLEARKNKDFEAADTIREKLTELGVDVRDTPAGPVWDVI; encoded by the coding sequence ATGCAGCTCTACAATACTCTTAAACATAAGAAAGAGACGTTTACTCCTCTCACAGAAGGCAAAGTGAATATGTATGTATGTGGCATCACCGCATACGACCTTTGTCACATTGGTCACGCTCGATCTGCAGTGGTTTTTGACGTTCTCGTTCGCTACCTTCGCAGCACTGGTCTTGAAGTTATGTTTGCACGTAACTTCACCGACGTTGATGACAAAATCATCAAACGCGCTAACGAAGAAGGCCTGAGCAGCAAAGAGATCGCAGAAAAGTACATCCAGACTTTCTATGAAGACATGGATGCACTTAATGTTCTTCGTGCCGATATTGAGCCAAAGTGTACTGAACACATTGATGACATGATCACTATGTGTGAAGACCTCATTGCAAAAGGCAAAGCATACTCTACTGAATCCGGCGACGTATACTTCCGCGTTCGTGAATTCAAAGACTACGGTAAGCTTTCCGGCCGTGATGTTGACGACATGCGCTCTGGCGCACGCATTGCACCGGGTGATGAAAAAGAGGATCCACTTGATTTTGCACTTTGGAAAGGCGCAAAACCAGGTGAACCTTCATGGGAAAGCCCTTGGGGCGCTGGGCGTCCAGGCTGGCATATTGAATGCTCTGCTATGAGTCATCGCCATATGCCTTTGCCTCTGGATATCCACGGCGGTGGACTTGACCTAATCTTCCCGCATCATGAAAACGAAATCGCACAGAGCGAAGCTGCTACTGAAAAAGAGATGGCTCGCTTCTGGGTTCATAACGGTTTTGTACAGATTGACTCTGAAAAGATGTCCAAATCTCTCGGTAACTTTAAAACCATCCGAGACATTCTGGAGTCATACCTTCCAGAAGTGCTTCGTTTCTTCTTACTGACCAAGCACTACCGCAGCCCTATCGACTTTAGCTTTATCGCTATGGACGAAGCTGAAAAGAGCATTAAACGTATTTACGAAACTAAGCTCGCTGTTCGTAACGAACTCAACAAGTCCAAGTGGAGCAAAGCAGCTCTTCCTGAAGACATTGTAAAAGAATACGAAGAACAAAACGCTGCATTTGATGCTGCTATGGCTGATGATATGAACACTGCAGGCGCAACCGGTCATATCTTCACCCTCGTTCGTCTTATGAACCGCATCATTGAAGATAAAGGCATGCGTAAATCCGAAGGTGCTAAAGCACTTTTCGAGCACTTCATTGCCGACTTCACTAAATGGAGCAACGTGTTGGGTATATTCGGCCTTGATGCAGAAGCTTTCCTGCAGGATCTTAAAATCAAGCGCGCTACCCGCAAAAACATCTCCATTGATGCCATTGAAGACCTTATGGTACAGCGTCTCGAAGCCCGAAAAAACAAAGACTTTGAAGCCGCTGATACTATCAGGGAAAAACTTACTGAATTGGGCGTAGATGTACGAGATACACCTGCAGGCCCTGTATGGGATGTAATCTAA
- the rpiB gene encoding ribose 5-phosphate isomerase B: MSKKVFIGADHGGYSLKVALVEHLTKKGYDVADMGCYSTESTDYPMYAEKVCTKVLEENALGILVCGTGIGMSMAANRIPGIRAALATNEFHARLTRQHNNANVLCLGERVTGPGVAINLAEIFIETEFEGGRHQRRIDQFDKA; this comes from the coding sequence ATGTCTAAGAAAGTATTTATCGGCGCGGATCATGGTGGCTATTCACTTAAAGTCGCTCTCGTAGAACACCTTACTAAGAAAGGCTACGATGTTGCAGACATGGGCTGTTACTCCACCGAAAGCACAGACTACCCAATGTACGCAGAAAAAGTTTGTACAAAGGTTCTGGAAGAAAACGCGCTTGGTATTCTTGTTTGCGGCACTGGCATCGGCATGTCCATGGCTGCCAACCGTATTCCGGGCATTCGTGCTGCGCTTGCAACTAACGAATTCCATGCTCGCCTTACCCGCCAGCACAACAACGCAAACGTACTTTGCCTTGGCGAACGTGTTACTGGCCCTGGCGTTGCAATAAACCTTGCTGAAATTTTCATTGAAACCGAATTTGAAGGCGGCCGTCACCAGCGTCGCATTGACCAGTTCGACAAAGCGTAG
- a CDS encoding LolA-like protein, with product MKRLLRLASVLFSILFLTACAQRAPQIRIDQQAPQTEAQRVWAKYRANAEQKSSARPFSLSSSFRFKTPDSSNRASLRVWGNGQAPARIDILGPFGSVVASLRLSETRSVVYEPESKRAVYSDSGQNLFVRLGLPVPVSVQDIIALLRGNYEKLFPTTYDTAYVEGTSNIAYTFSSQSKSNNTSQTLTDGVLVLNKQGLPVVWEQKDKSMSISFEKYDKGLPNKIKVFAGTERSALFLIKERTTPVSPFEPQALDLVLPPDTKLEQMRPML from the coding sequence ATGAAAAGACTGCTCCGTCTGGCTTCTGTTCTTTTCAGCATTCTTTTTCTGACCGCCTGTGCGCAGCGCGCACCACAGATACGCATAGACCAGCAGGCACCGCAAACTGAAGCCCAACGAGTATGGGCAAAATACCGTGCAAATGCTGAGCAAAAATCATCAGCAAGGCCATTCAGCCTGAGTTCATCTTTTCGTTTCAAGACTCCGGACTCAAGCAATCGGGCATCATTACGAGTTTGGGGAAATGGTCAAGCTCCTGCCCGTATAGACATCCTTGGGCCATTCGGATCCGTGGTCGCCAGCTTGCGCCTCAGTGAGACCCGATCAGTAGTCTATGAACCGGAAAGCAAACGTGCGGTCTATTCTGATTCAGGACAAAATCTATTCGTGCGCCTGGGGCTACCGGTACCGGTATCTGTTCAGGACATCATCGCACTCTTGCGCGGTAACTACGAAAAGCTTTTCCCAACAACATATGACACTGCCTACGTTGAAGGGACTTCTAATATTGCGTATACATTCTCTTCACAGTCGAAGAGTAATAACACGTCACAAACATTGACGGATGGCGTCCTTGTCTTAAATAAACAAGGACTTCCTGTTGTCTGGGAGCAAAAAGATAAGTCCATGTCCATCTCTTTTGAGAAATACGACAAAGGACTACCTAACAAGATTAAAGTGTTTGCCGGAACAGAAAGAAGTGCACTCTTTTTAATCAAAGAACGCACAACTCCGGTAAGCCCATTTGAGCCACAAGCACTTGATCTTGTACTACCACCAGACACTAAACTTGAACAAATGAGACCAATGCTTTAA
- a CDS encoding tetratricopeptide repeat protein: protein MRTNNKRFRSVIMFCCALLLVSGCAANMPEPQTATSQVLNADAATTYHYLLFEEAARNNDYRKAEDALAKLLTLSPPPELYVEAVTFHLRNNRIITGRKVAIQGTKAFPDNFRLVLLKAESYRLEDKLERAVEVLRDYLEKHPKSDDAFRAIGLLYFDSGKFPEAVDAFRESDEKKRSPITRLYLAKALIQLKKYDDAEKELLSATEQKNNILETWSELARLYELKQDYVLAEQAYEQLITADTSNEISWLRLINLNLKLNNPAKAVELVEIGPASDEFTLEAATIFISEGFYKEAKTMLEPFAEAKRPVEVFFHLALIAFEYEKNLPKALELLNNIPQGNPTWTKSLEFRSRLMYELGKTDEAIALVQSARERDPRSRFILELETELLMAAKRPKDALKTINSALKTWPDDQELLFTKGSIYHSIGEKKLALETMEQIISNDPEYFKALNFVGYTLAEMGKDLDRALVLVRTAATLAPGQPYILDSLAWVYFLRNDYKNAWTYITQAVTLGTNDPTIWEHYGDIAKQRGNIVEAQKGYENALRQHSNPALIKQKLKDL from the coding sequence ATGCGTACAAATAACAAACGCTTTCGTTCTGTTATCATGTTCTGCTGCGCGCTGTTGCTCGTCTCCGGTTGTGCTGCAAATATGCCTGAGCCGCAGACTGCAACTTCCCAAGTACTTAATGCAGATGCTGCAACAACCTATCACTACCTTCTTTTTGAGGAAGCTGCGAGAAACAACGACTACCGCAAAGCTGAAGACGCGCTAGCAAAACTCCTGACACTGTCGCCTCCGCCGGAATTGTATGTCGAAGCTGTTACATTTCACCTTCGCAACAACAGGATCATTACCGGTCGCAAGGTAGCGATCCAGGGCACAAAAGCATTTCCTGATAACTTTCGATTAGTGCTGCTCAAAGCAGAATCCTATCGACTGGAAGACAAACTGGAACGTGCAGTTGAGGTGTTAAGAGACTATTTAGAAAAACACCCAAAATCAGATGATGCGTTTCGCGCAATCGGACTGCTTTATTTTGACAGTGGCAAATTTCCTGAAGCCGTTGATGCCTTCCGTGAAAGTGATGAAAAAAAGCGCTCTCCCATCACTCGCCTATACCTTGCAAAAGCACTCATCCAGCTTAAAAAATATGATGACGCTGAAAAAGAATTACTCAGCGCAACTGAACAAAAAAACAATATACTCGAGACATGGTCTGAACTGGCACGCCTCTACGAACTAAAACAAGATTATGTTCTGGCAGAACAGGCATACGAGCAACTTATTACTGCTGACACTTCAAATGAAATTAGCTGGCTGCGTCTTATCAACCTTAACCTCAAGCTCAACAATCCGGCTAAGGCTGTTGAACTTGTGGAAATAGGCCCTGCATCTGACGAATTCACACTAGAAGCAGCTACAATCTTTATTAGTGAAGGATTCTACAAAGAAGCTAAAACAATGCTTGAGCCATTTGCTGAAGCCAAAAGGCCTGTTGAAGTTTTCTTCCACCTCGCACTCATTGCTTTTGAATACGAAAAAAATCTCCCAAAGGCTCTTGAGTTGTTGAACAACATCCCACAGGGCAATCCTACTTGGACAAAAAGTTTAGAATTTAGAAGCCGGCTTATGTACGAACTGGGCAAAACAGATGAAGCTATTGCGCTGGTTCAATCTGCCCGCGAGCGAGACCCAAGAAGTCGATTCATTCTTGAACTTGAAACTGAATTATTAATGGCAGCCAAACGCCCAAAGGACGCGTTAAAAACCATTAATTCAGCACTCAAAACTTGGCCCGACGATCAGGAATTACTGTTTACCAAGGGATCGATTTATCATTCCATTGGTGAGAAAAAACTTGCACTTGAAACCATGGAGCAAATCATCAGTAATGATCCTGAATACTTCAAGGCGCTGAACTTTGTAGGCTACACTCTTGCTGAGATGGGAAAAGATCTCGATCGTGCACTGGTGTTAGTTCGCACTGCTGCGACCCTTGCACCAGGCCAGCCATATATCCTTGATTCGTTAGCGTGGGTTTATTTTTTACGTAATGATTACAAAAACGCATGGACATATATTACCCAAGCCGTAACTCTTGGAACTAACGATCCAACCATTTGGGAACATTACGGTGACATTGCCAAGCAGCGCGGAAATATAGTTGAAGCCCAAAAAGGCTATGAAAATGCGCTCAGACAACACAGTAATCCGGCGTTAATCAAACAAAAGCTCAAGGACTTATAA